One segment of Prionailurus bengalensis isolate Pbe53 chromosome X, Fcat_Pben_1.1_paternal_pri, whole genome shotgun sequence DNA contains the following:
- the PRR32 gene encoding proline-rich protein 32: MACIENVLGGHAPSPRGVVAEECGIREPRPDDMSLQCPSSLPKDGAEPLGHHRVLLRPPLNVLTDLAREQLERPFHIAGACIPVDSSRSHKHPCGSPPAVAEESLATAEVNSSEGLAGWRLRGEDSINVSQDFSGSTPPLMIGGARVSSGGTERGGNNARLYVALPQGQGFFPSRGPQVRDPLHIPTVRSGVIMELPSGNTRMTGKERLAHVSFPPGGLWHPVENWPRPLPLSSSTPGLPSRPTAHCFIPPRPPSFSPFLAMPIAFAPPPLFAPPLPSYFANFPSWGMPAPAPSNRENN; the protein is encoded by the exons ATGGCTTGTATTGAAAATGT cCTTGGAGGGCATGCCCCTTCACCCAGAGGAGTAGTTGCAGAAGAGTGTGGGATCCGGGAGCCACGCCCTGACGACATGTCCCTCCAGTGTCCGAGTTCTCTGCCGAAAGATGGTGCAGAACCTTTGGGCCACCATCGTGTCCTGCTGAGACCTCCCCTTAATGTGCTGACCGACCTGGCAAGAGAGCAGCTGGAGCGCCCCTTCCACATCGCTGGAGCCTGCATTCCTGTCGACAGTTCGAGATCTCACAAACACCCCTGTGGGTCACCACCTGCTGTTGCGGAAGAGTCCTTAGCAACAGCAGAAGTAAATAGCTCTGAGGGGCTGGCAGGCTGGAGGCTTAGGGGAGAGGATTCTATTAATGTGTCCCAGGATTTCTCTGGCAGCACTCCCCCACTGATGATAGGGGGCGCAAGGGTCAGCAGTGGGGGCACTGAGAGAGGTGGCAATAATGCGAGGTTATACGTGGCTTTGCCACAAGGTCAGGGGTTCTTTCCATCTAGGGGTCCACAAGTAAGAGACCCCCTTCATATCCCCACCGTTAGATCAGGGGTGATAATGGAGCTGCCTTCAGGAAATACGAGAATGACTGGGAAAGAAAGGCTGGCTCATGTTTCTTTCCCACCAGGAGGCCTGTGGCACCCTGTGGAGAACTGGCCAAGGCCTCTCCCATTGTCTTCCAGTACTCCAGGTTTACCTTCTCGTCCTACTGCTCATTGCTTTATACCTCCACGACCTCCAAGTTTCAGTCCGTTTCTTGCTATGCCTATTGcttttgccccacccccactattTGCTCCTCCACTGCCTTCTTATTTTGCCAATTTTCCTTCCTGGGGTATGCCGGCTCCTGCGCCCTCAAACAGAGAGAACAACTGA